The following DNA comes from Thermococcus sp. LS1.
CAGATCTTCCCACTTCATGTCGCTCTCCTGGAGAGGTAGGTGGTTCTTCTCGCCCTTTGGCCCGTAGTTTATGCCGCTCATGTGGATGTGCATGTTGTCCAAAGCTTCTCTGCCGAGCCTGTCTTCTATGAAACTCAGCATCTCGCGCCACTCTTCGGTGGTGTTACACTTTCCGATGTGTCTTGCGTGGGCGTGAGCAAAGTCTATGGTTGGAAGAACGGTCTCTAGTTCCTCGCTGAGCTTCACTATCTCCTTTAAATCCCCGAACTGCGTTGGTTTCCCTGTGAGCTCTGGTCTTAGCCATACCTTAATGCCTCTATCTACCAGCTCCCGTTCGATATCTTTAAGCTCGTTCTTTATGCGCTCGTAGACCCTCTCTGGCGGCTGCCTTAGGTAGTAACCTGCATGGAAGACGACACTCCAGCCACCAGCGTCGTGGAGCCTCTCGGCACTCTGGATGATGCGCTTCTTGCTGGCCTCAACCTTGGCCTTCTCGCTCGCGTTAAGGTTGATATAGTAGGGCGCGTGGGCTGTTAAGAGAACATCGTGTTTTTTAGCGACGTATTTAATCTTCTTTGCCAGCTCGGGCTTGAGGTTGACCCCGCGGACGAATTCAAGCTCCATGGCATCAAGTCCAAGGTTTCTCACATGGATTATGCCGTTTATTGTTGAGCGCTTCGGCGTTGAGAGCGGGATTCCGGCCGTTCCAAAGCGCAGCCTGTCCACCTTGAACATCCTCACCACCCAAAGAGAATTAGGGAAACCTAACTTATAAGGCTACCGTTCTATTTTCTCTCCCAAGATTTCCTCCAGCTTCCTGAGGCTCTTGTTCAGCTCCTTCTCCAGGTGCTCCAGCTGGCGCTTGAGCTTCTTTATTTCGGCCTCTTTCTCTTCGATTAACCTTTCTAGCTCCCAGATTTCCTTCTTTTTGGTTTCGGCATCGCTGATGATCTTATCCCTTTTCTTTTCGAGTTCTACCAGCTTTTTCCTGTCGTCTTTTATGGCCTTGGTTTTCTCTAGAAGGTTCTCTATTAGCCATTGGGCGGTCTTTTTGTGCTTGCCCTCTAGTCGTGGGTAAATTTTCTGAAGAAGTGAGACGAACTCCTCGGGCCTTTTCAATACTACGGAGCTGTCCTTCACGAACTCGGACGCTATCTCTTCGTGAAGGCGCATTCTTTTTATCGGCTTCTGGAGTTTTGAAGCCCTTGAGCGGACTTCCATTTCTCCACTCTTGACTCTCGATGACAGCTCTTTGATGCCTTTCTCAAGCTCATCAAGACCATGCTCTCTGTAGAATTCCTCAAGTTCAGCCTTCTTCTCCTCGACCTTTTTCTGAAGCTCTTCCTTTTCCTTTTCCGCGAGGGAGAGGTTTTTCTTCGTTTCATCTTCGCCCTCGATGAGCTCTCCGATTTTCAGCTCTATGAGACCTTTCTTTGAGAGCTCTTCGTAGTAGCTCAAGTAATCCTCGTTGAGCTCCTTCAGAAGGCGATTGATTGCGTAAACGTCCTTCTCGAATATTAGCAGCAGGTACTTTCCGTGTCCGACGTGGAGTTTAGCTAGATCTGGAAGCCTCTTTCCGAGATCGTCCATGGTTTCGATGCTCTCCAAAGCCTTCCTGAGCGCACCCACGTAGCTTTTTTTCTCGGCGGTGACTATTCTCTTGATCCTCTCGTCCACGTTCCTGGGGACTTCCTTTCTCTCCAAAGCGTCTATCTTTTTCAGAATGTCTTTGACCTTCTTCTCAAGGCGCTTGTTGTACTTCTTCCTAACTTTTTCTGCCTCTTTCTCGGCCTTTTTCCTTCTCTTCTCATACTCTTCAAGTGCCTGTTCCAGCTTCAATTCTCTCCCATCCCCTAACTTTTCCTCTCAGGTATATTCCAACAAGAACCGCTATGGCGACGTCCACAAAGGCCAGCAGTAACTTGGTGAAAACCTCTATATCTGAAATCGTCAGTATGGCCATCGCATACCTCGTCGTTAGGTCTATTGTTACCCAGAGGGCGGGCATTATGAGGAGAGTGGATATATAGTACCAGATGTGGTGGTCCTTCCTCAGGTACGCCTGGACAATTTTACCCATTATCATAACGGATATTCCGAGTGTTAGGGACGAGCTCAGGGCGTTTATGTAAATGAGCGTCGCTAGAAGTGGTGTACCAGGCCAGCCGCCTATGAGCTCCTTAGAGTACTCCTCAAGGCTCAGGTAGGCGTTTATGGCACCCCCGCTTATGATGAGCAGACCCGCCACGATGGAGATGACGAATATGAACTGCTTCGCGAGGGTCTCCCTGAAGTTGAAGCGGAATCCCTTGGTGAAGAAGTAGCCTCCAATGAAGAGCAGTATTGTGCCCGTTATCGTGGCGGAGACTATTTTGACGCTCTCAGGATACCAAACACCTATGAGCCTTGCTATGCCGTAGAGCAGGAGTATCATGCCCGGTATACCGAGGACTACCTTGGCGACCTCTGGATCACTCAGTATCTCCCTCAAATAGCGGTATATGATGTAATATGTCGTCTCTATGCCCTCGCTCTGCTTCACGACGACTCGGTGAGAGCTTATTATGGGCACCTTTGATGTGATGATTGGGAATATCTGCTCGTCCTCAGCGCCGTCCGTTACTGTGATAACCCCATTGGCAGGGAACCTCTGGAGAACCTCGTCGAGCTGCCTGCTCAGCTCGAGGTCGCTCTTGACGCCAACCTTTGGGTGGCCTGTTATGAGTGCAACCTCCACCTCATCGAACTCCCCGCTCCCTTTCAGCTCATCGTAGAGCTTGACGGCCGCATAAACAACGTTGGCATCGCTGTCCTCGGGGTCGGCCAGACTGAGCTTTAAAGCGGCATCTATACAGGCATCTCTCCCTATAACGGGACCTTCAACGCCGGCCTTCTGGCCGAAATCGTCATCCCTATCTATCGCTAAAATCAGGGCCTTAATCTCAACCACCCCTCACCTTTTCGAGGACTGATTTAACCTTGTCCTCCATGTGGACAGCCTTATCGCGCCTGTCGTCGATTCTTACCGTCGTTGAAACCCTCTCGGCGCCGAACTTGAACATGAGCTCGTGGGCCTCCTCGATTATTGTGAAAGCTTCACTCACGGTCGGAACCTCTATGATCGTCGCCATCGGTGTCAGTTGGTACTTAACACCCTTTTTCTCTAAAAGCTTTACTACCTCTGCTACGTACCGGCTCAGGCTCCTCTCGCCGAGGGGGACTATGACAAACTCCACTATGACCATCTTCGACACCTGGCTAAGTTTAGTTCGGCAATTTTTTAAACTTTGCGGGAAAGATAAATAACCATTCACCCATAGATAGGTTGGGGGTGATGAAATGTACAGGATCAAGGATGAGTGGGGAGAGTTCCTCGTCAGACTCGCGAGGAGGGCCATAGAGGAGTACGTCCGCAATGGCAGAACGATAAAGCCGCCTGAGGACACGCCGCCCGAGCTCTGGGAAAAGATGGGGGTTTTCGTAACCCTTAACCGTCATAACGTTCCGCCTCAGATGTCTCTTAGGGGCTGCATAGGCTTTCCACTGCCGATCTACCCTCTAGTTGAGGCCACGATAAAGGCTGCCATCTACGCTGCCGTCGATGACCCGCGCTTTCCGCCTGTGAAGGAGAGCGAACTGGACGATATTGTCATTGAGGTCAGCGTCCTGACGCCGCCCGAGCTTATAGAAGGGCCGCCGGAGGAGAGGCCAAAGAAGATAAAGGTGGGCCGGGATGGCCTGATAATCGAGAAGGGGATACATTCAGGCCTACTCCTTCCGCAGGTGCCTATAGAGTGGGGCTGGGATGAGGAGGAGTTTTTAGCTCAGACCTGCTGGAAGGCTGGATTACCTCCCGACTGCTGGCTCGACGAGGACACGAAGGTCTACCATTTTACTGCTGAGATTTTTGAGGAGGAGTATCCGAGAGGGCCGGTAAGAAGGAAGCCACTATAAGTTAAATTTTCATTTTAAGATTCTCTTGGTTATTAACAACATTTAAATAATTGTGTTTCAAATATCGATATGGGTGAGTTTATGTCTAGTTCAAGAAAGATGATGATATTTTTTACAATCCTTTTGATTGTTGGGAGTGTTATCCCCCTGGACTTTGTTGCGGCCATTTATGGGAGTGTTGTCGCTAGGGATGCTACGGATGAAGCCATCGCTATCCTGAATTCTGAATTCCATGGTTCGTTCGTTAGTGCCCAGTTTACAGGTGTTGAGGAACAGATTCTCCTCGCCAAAAAGCCAATCCTTGGCTTTCCGATTGAGGGTGACTCGTATGTGATTCTCAGCTCGGGAGATGCAAGGTACGTGGTAACAGGGAATGGAACCTACGATGTTGGGAGCGTTGGGGGAGTTTCCATAGCGGGGGGACATCCTGCTACAGGTCAGGATATCTATGACGTTGCAAAACTGGCGATAACCCTGAAGGTTCCGTATGGTGCAAAGGTTCTCTCGTTCAAGTGGAGGATGGTCACTGACGATTACCCAGATTACAACGACTTCTTCTACGCTTACGTTGTCTTTCCCGATGGGACAAAGAAAATTGTCGCTACCCTTCCCAATGGCACGATACCCTACATCACTGCCATTAATCCCTATCTCACTCCTATAAACGGTGAGGACGGTGTTGTCTTAGAGGACATGAGTCCAATCTATACCGCCAGTGTGGACGTCTCCCAGTATCAGGGGGAGCAGATAACTCTCATCCTCGAAGTGGGCGATGCGGCTGATGATGTAGTAGACACCGCAGTGCTCGTAGACGACCTCAAATTCGATGTTCCTGTCATTTTCATATACACCAGAATGATGGCCATAATGCGTATCTGGACGATGTACTTCCTCAACTTCCATGACGAGTTCGATGAGGTATACACCAACGCATCTGCCCTAGGCGTTGACAATGAAACGCTCGCATTAGCTATGGAGATGCACCAGAATGCGACCCAGATGATGCTGGACGCTTGGCACACTGACAATCTCAACGACATCAAGCTCCGCGCCTGGGAATGGATACCCACGTTCCCGAAGATGCACCTAGTCAGAAGGGCCTACCTAACGGAGAGAGACGCCGTTCACATGCTCCAAGAGGCTATAAAGTCCATCTAGGACTCTTAGCCCTGTTCTTTTCTCAATTTTGCTATGAAGAAGCTGTTGCAGTCGTGCCTGTGCGTCCATGCTCTGAAGACTTTCTCCCCTATTTCAAGGAAGCCCCTATCGCCCCAGCTGAAGGGATAGTTGGTGACCTCAAGCCCGACCCGGTTTATTGCGAAGAGAACGTTTTCCTCGTCCTCGTCAATCCTTATAGAGCACGTCGAATACGTCATCTCGCCGCCGTCTCTCAGGTTCTCATGGGCGTTCCTCAACATGTTCCTCTGGACGTTTATGATGCGCTTTATCTTCTTCTCGTCGAAGCGCCACTTGACTTCCGGAAACTGCCTGTAGGTTCCTGAGCTTGAACATGGGGCGTCGAGGATTATTTTATCAAATTTCTCTTTATCCCTGAAGCTCTGGCCGTCCGCGTGGACGAGCTTGACGTTTTTGATTCCGAGCAATTTCATCTTTTCCTTCATGCGCATGAGCCTGTCGTAGGAGTAGTCAACCGCTACAATCTCCCCTTTGTTCTCCATCAGCGCCGCTGCGTGGAAGGTCTTGCTCCCCGGTGCCGCCGCTAGGTCGAGAACCCTCTCCCCAGGCTCTGGAGCTAAAACGTGGGCGACGTAGGCACTTGCCAAATCCTGAATTACGAACTTGCCTTGTCTGTACCAGTTGAGCCTTGTTACGGGCGTTTTATACTCAAGAATCTTGAGGACGTCGGGAAGGGGAGTTAAGGCAGTTCTCACGCCGTTCTCTTCGAGATAATCCCTCAGAGAATCAACGTCCGTCTTGAGGGTGTTGGCCCTCACATAGTAGCGCTGCGCCTTGTTGTTGCTGAGGAGCAGGCGAACGGCCTCATCGTAGCCGAAGAGCTCGACTGCGTACTCCACATACCACCTAGGGTGCGAGAAGCGGACGGAGAGCCACTCGATTCTGTCCCTCTCTTTGAGCCTCTTTAGGGCCCTCTCGATGTCGAACTTCTCTATCTCGTGCATCAGCGCGTTAACAAACTTGGCGCGGGAAAAATCAAAGTGCTCCTTGACGATGCGGATTATAGAGTCGGTCGCTATCGCCGGCGGAACCTTTCTGAAGTGGATCTCAAAAGTGCCTATGCGGAGAAGATTAGCCAGATAGGGGTCGAGGTCTTCGACCTTTGAGCCTTTAAGCACGGAATTGATTATGAAGTCTATTTTAGCGCGCCACTTCTCAATTTCGAAAACGTAGGCGTGGGCCAGTCCCCTCGCCTTCTCGCGGTCGTTACCGGCGACCTTCTTAAAGACCCTCTCAAGGGCGTGCTTCGAAGACAGCTCGCGCTCCTCAACGAGCATCAAAGCATCCGCCACCACTTCCTGAAAGCTCACCCTGTAAAACAGCTCCATGGACGGGGCTTTGACTGGGAGTTTAAAAAGGTGGTGGTGAGTGCATGAGTATGCAACTCTTTTACTCTCGCTTCTTTTGGCAAGCTATCATTGTGAAACCAAACTCGGAAAAAATTTATCCTTGAAAAAATTACTAATAATAAATGAATAGAAATGCTTATAAAAGAAAATGGTACTATTTGTACTGTAATATTGAATTGGAGGTGAACAATATGAAATACAAATCCCTATTAGCAATTTTGCTGGGATTGTTTATTCTTGGTGCTACCGGCAATGTGAATGCAGAGGCTTTCTATGGAAACTCTGTGGAAGTTGTAAGTACCGAAGGCATTTATGATCCGAATCCCCAACAAAAGTCGGGAATGGATTTCTCCAATGCTATTGGAAGTTTTGTTTTTGATATTTCAGAACACAAGGTTAGAGGAACTATTGAATATGACAACAAAAAAGTATCAGTTGATTGGGATTTCTCAATATTTAAATCAACCGAGTTTGAGGGATACGCGTTTTTGTTTAACGTGAGTCGCTCCGAAGATGTACTTGGTCTTGAAGCTGTGGTATATCAAAACGGTACTGTTTGGATTTTTGCAAGAGAGCGGCATGGGGGCATAATAGCTCTCATGGGATTCAGTAAGACTTTAGTGGAGACTCTGTCCAATATGAATATCCCCTCCTCTGGGATTTCTAACAAAGAGTGGCTTTGGATGACACTAGAACCAGAAGTCAAGACTATCACTTTGCCTGCCATTCAGGTTGGGCAAATCGTAGTGCCCAAAGTGGATGCAGACAGAATATTGCCAATGGCCACGTATTCAAGGGACGTTGTAAAGATCGTTGAAAAACAATATTCTGTAGGATGGTGGAGGTGGAAGACTACTTATTACATTAAAGTTGCGTTAAAATTGTATGGGTCAACTTCCATTAAGAACTATGGAGATTATCTTATTAGAGTTATTGTTTTGGACGAGGGAGAAATTTCAAATGGGAAAAGAATTAGCAAAAATACTCCCCTGTTTTTAGGGGATAGGGGTGATCCCAGAACCAATCCTATTGAGGTGGGTCTGTGGGTACCACGCTCTCCCGAGGATTACATTATAGACACTAAATTCACATATTCGGGAGAAACAGCCCCTCTCAACAAAATAAGCTTGGGTTGGGATTTGCTAATCAACATGGTTAACCCCATTAACATCTTGCGCTTTTTCGTGGATATTGACCCCGGTGCGGATTTTGATGACTTTCCAGATCCAGTGAACTCAATACGTGTTGCCTACCGTAATATCGCCTTGGCTAGGCCTGGACATTGGACAAAAGCGTACGTACACATTGATCATGTTTCAGGAAACGGCTACGGGACAATCGGCGCATTTTTCAAGGTTCCAGTATACTACCAAGTAACAGGAACCCAAGCTCTTAGAGTCGTTGGTCTTATAAATACTAAATTAGAAATTAGGGCTTGGCATAGTTAGTGTACAGGAAACTGAAACTCTTTGATTTCATTTTTTGTTGTTGAGATTCACAAATAGGAGGTCTGCACATATGAAACCCAAGGTAAATAGACTCATCATCACAATCCTTGCGTTAATTGTTGTTGGAGGAGCTTTGTATTATTTAATAGGTGAATATGGTTCTCAAAGGTTCATAGAGGGGCAGAGGGACTACGAGAGACTCTGCATTCGTCAGATGACCTCGCTAACCCTCAGCGACGTTCGATTTCATTCACAGGAGGCGTTCAATTCGCTAGAGCGGAACTCCACAGAGACTTTTAACCTTTCAATGATAGAGCTGGCCTCAGATCTTTCGAGATTGGAGTCGAATCTTGTAAGTTCGGCGATGTATATTTTTCCGGAGGACTTTCCTGACAATGAAACGTTAGTTAATATGACAAAAAACGACCGGTGCATCACATTCATAGAACTTTCCCGAAATGCATTCCTAAACGGAACCGCCAACATCTCTGCCGTCCGCGAGGGGTTAAACCTGATTTACAATTTTGCCACAGAGTGGCGAGAGAACGGCAACTATCCCAGCGAAGAGCTTTTGAAAGCCAATGCCGAGCTTCAGCAGAAGTGCAGTGCCCTTGTTCCAAAGGTTGTGAATCCTTGATTGTTGGTCTTTTTCTCCTTTCTTTCTGATGAACCTCGATGGCGAAGTTTATTAGTTCTGGATTCAATAATCCAACAGGTGTTGGTTATGATCCTTGACGTCGACTACATCACAGAGGACGGAAAGCCTGTCATCAGGATCTTCAAGAAGGAGAAGGGTGAGTTCAAGATTGAATACGACAGAGACTTCGAGCCTTACATCTATGCACTCCTCAAGGACGATTCTGCCATCGAGGAAGTGAAGAAGATAACGGCGAAGAGACATAACACCGTCGTCAAGGTCAAGCGTGCCGAGAAAGTGAAGAAGAAGTTCCTCGGCCGACCGGTTGAGGTATGGAAGCTCTACTTCGAGCACCCGCAGGATGTCCCGGCCATAAGGGATGAGATAAGGAAGCATCCCGCAGTGGTAGACATCTATGAGTATGACATCCCCTTCGCCAAGCGCTATCTCATAGACAAGGGCCTCGTCCCCATGGAGGGCGATGAAGAACTGAAGATGCTCGCCTTTGACATCGAGACGCTCTACCACGAGGGTGAGGAGTTCGGAACCGGACCCATACTCATGATAAGCTACGCGGATGAGAACGAGGCGAGGGTTATAACCTGGAAAAAGATCGACCTGCCCTACGTTGACGTCGTCTCAACCGAGAAAGAGATGATAAAGCGCTTTTTGAGGGTTGTTAAGGAGAAAGATCCTGATGTTCTCATTACCTACAACGGCGACAACTTCGACTTTGCTTACCTGAAAAAACGCTGCGAGAAGCTTGGGATAAGCTTCACCCTCGGGCGGGACGGAAGCGAGCCGAAAATACACCGCATGGGCGACCGCTTCGCCGTGGAGGTTAAGGGGAGGATTCATTTTGATCTCTATCCGGTCATAAGGCGTACCATCAACCTGCCGACCTACACCCTTGAGGTTGTTTATGAGGCGGTCTTTGGCAAACCCAAGGAGAAGGTATACGCGGAGGAAATAACCCTTGCCTGGGAGAGCGGCGAGGGGCTTGAGCGCGTTGCGCGCTACTCTATGGAAGATGCAAAGGCAACCTATGAGCTCGGAAGAGAGTTCTTCCCGATGGAGGCCCAGCTTTCGAGGCTGATAGGCCAGAGCCTCTGGGACGTGTCGCGTTCCAGCACCGGCAACCTCGTGGAGTGGTTTCTCCTGCGGAAGGCCTACGAGAGGAACGAACTTGCCCCCAACAAGCCAGACGAGGGGGAGTTAGCGAGGAGAAGGAACAGTTACGCCGGCGGCTACGTTAAGGAACCAGAACGGGGATTATGGGACAATATTGTGTATTTAGATTTTCGCTCTCTTTACCCCTCGATCATAATCACCCACAACGTCTCGCCGGATACTCTCAACAGAGAGGGCTGCAAGGAATATGACGTCGCCCCTCAGGTCGGTCACAAGTTCTGCAAGGACTTCCCCGGCTTCATTCCGAGCCTTCTCGGGAACCTGCTCGAAGAGAGGCAGAAGATAAAGAGGAAGATGAAGGCTACGATAGATCCCCTGGAGAAGAAGCTCCTCGACTACAGGCAGCGGGCAATAAAAATCTTAGCGAATAGCATTCTACCCGATGAATGGGTTCCTTTGCTCATTGATGGAAGGCTCAAACTGACGAGAATCGGCGATTTTGTTGATAATGCGATGGATGAGGGGAACCCCCTAAAGAGCAATGAAACCGAGGTTCTCGAAGTTTTGGGGATAAATGCCATTTCCTTCAACAGAAAGACAAAGATATCCGAGGTAAGGCCCGTCAGAGCCCTTATACGGCACCGCTATCGCGGAAAAGTGTACAGCATAAAACTCTCCTCCGGCAGGAAAATCAAGGTCACGGAGGGGCACAGTCTTTTCACAGTCAAAAATGGGGAACTTGTGGAAGTTACCGGCGGGAAAGTAAAACCTGGGGACTTCATAGCAGTTCCAAGGAGGATTAACCTCCCGGAAAGGCATGAGAGGATAAACCTTGCCGAGGTTCTCCTCAACCTTCCTGAGGAGGAAACCGCCGACGTCGTCTTAACTATACCCACCAAGGGGCGCAAGAACTTCTTTAGGGGCATGCTGAGAACCCTCCGCTGGATTTTTGAGGGAGAGAAAAGACCCAGAACGGCCCGAAGATACCTTGAACACCTCCAAAAGCTGGGCTATGTCAGACTCAAAAAAATCGGCTACGAAGTTCTTGATGAGAAAGCTTTAAGGAAATACAGGGCGCTCTACGAGGTTCTTGCTGAAAAGGTTAGGTACAACGGCAACAAGAGGGAATACCTGGTTGCCTTTAACGACCTCAGGGATAAGATAGAGTTTATGCCGGAGGAAGAGCTTAGGGAGTGGAAGATTGGAACCCTCAACGGCTTTAGGATGGAGCCTTTCATTGAAGTCAACGAAGACCTTGCAAAGCTTCTCGGTTATTACGTCAGCGAGGGTTATGCAGGAAAGCAGAGGAACCAGAAGAACGGGTGGAGCTATTCGGTCAAGCTTTACAACAATGACCAGAAGGTTCTCGATGACATGGAAAGGCTTGCATCGAAATTCTTCGGAAAGGTGAGACGCGGAAAGAACTACGTGGAGATGCCCAAGAAAATGGCCTACGTGCTCTTGAAGAGCCTATGTGGTACGCTGGCGGAGAACAAACGAGTTCCTGAGGTTATATTCACATCCCCCGAAAACGTGCGCTGGGCCTTTTTAGAAGGGTACTTCATAGGGGACGGCGACCTCCATCCGAGCAAGAGGGTTAGGCTTTCCACAAAAAGCGAGACCTTAGTCAACGGTTTGATAATCCTCCTCAACTCCCTTGGCATCTCGGCCGTTAAGATAAGGTTTGAGAGCGGGGTGTACAGAGTTCTAGTTAACGAAGAACTATCGTTCCTTGGCAACAGCAAGAAGAAGAACGCCTATTACTCTCACGTAATTCCAAAGGAGATACTCGAAGACGTCTTCGAAAAGAGGTTTCAGAAAAACGTGAGCCCCAAAAAGCTTAGAGAGAAGATTAAGAGGGGCGAACTTAACCAGGAGAAGGCCAAGAGAATTTCCTGGCTTCTCGAGGGAGACATCGTGCTTGACAGAGTTGAAGAAGTCGAAGTTGAGGACTACAACGGCTACGTCTACGATCTAAGCGTTGAGGAGAATGAAAACTTCCTGGCAGGATTTGGAATGATATACGCTCACAACAGCTATTACGGGTACTACGGCTATCCCAGGGCAAGGTGGTACTGCAAGGAGTGCGCTGAGAGCGTTACCGCCTGGGGCAGGGAATACATTGAGATGACGATAAGGGAAATTGAGGAGAAATATGGCTTTAAAGTGCTGTATGCTGACAGCGTCACCGGGGACACCGAGATAATCATACGGCGGAAGGGGCGTGTTGAGTTCGTCAGAATCGAGGATCTATTTGAAAGGGTCGATTACAGAATAGGTGAGAAGGAGTACTGTAC
Coding sequences within:
- a CDS encoding deoxyribonuclease IV; translated protein: MFKVDRLRFGTAGIPLSTPKRSTINGIIHVRNLGLDAMELEFVRGVNLKPELAKKIKYVAKKHDVLLTAHAPYYINLNASEKAKVEASKKRIIQSAERLHDAGGWSVVFHAGYYLRQPPERVYERIKNELKDIERELVDRGIKVWLRPELTGKPTQFGDLKEIVKLSEELETVLPTIDFAHAHARHIGKCNTTEEWREMLSFIEDRLGREALDNMHIHMSGINYGPKGEKNHLPLQESDMKWEDLLKVLKEFKVKGVVISESPNIEEDAILMKKKYEEIKI
- a CDS encoding DUF373 family protein gives rise to the protein MVEIKALILAIDRDDDFGQKAGVEGPVIGRDACIDAALKLSLADPEDSDANVVYAAVKLYDELKGSGEFDEVEVALITGHPKVGVKSDLELSRQLDEVLQRFPANGVITVTDGAEDEQIFPIITSKVPIISSHRVVVKQSEGIETTYYIIYRYLREILSDPEVAKVVLGIPGMILLLYGIARLIGVWYPESVKIVSATITGTILLFIGGYFFTKGFRFNFRETLAKQFIFVISIVAGLLIISGGAINAYLSLEEYSKELIGGWPGTPLLATLIYINALSSSLTLGISVMIMGKIVQAYLRKDHHIWYYISTLLIMPALWVTIDLTTRYAMAILTISDIEVFTKLLLAFVDVAIAVLVGIYLRGKVRGWERIEAGTGT
- a CDS encoding MTH1187 family thiamine-binding protein, with protein sequence MVIVEFVIVPLGERSLSRYVAEVVKLLEKKGVKYQLTPMATIIEVPTVSEAFTIIEEAHELMFKFGAERVSTTVRIDDRRDKAVHMEDKVKSVLEKVRGG
- a CDS encoding TIGR00296 family protein, with the translated sequence MYRIKDEWGEFLVRLARRAIEEYVRNGRTIKPPEDTPPELWEKMGVFVTLNRHNVPPQMSLRGCIGFPLPIYPLVEATIKAAIYAAVDDPRFPPVKESELDDIVIEVSVLTPPELIEGPPEERPKKIKVGRDGLIIEKGIHSGLLLPQVPIEWGWDEEEFLAQTCWKAGLPPDCWLDEDTKVYHFTAEIFEEEYPRGPVRRKPL
- a CDS encoding RsmB/NOP family class I SAM-dependent RNA methyltransferase — its product is MELFYRVSFQEVVADALMLVEERELSSKHALERVFKKVAGNDREKARGLAHAYVFEIEKWRAKIDFIINSVLKGSKVEDLDPYLANLLRIGTFEIHFRKVPPAIATDSIIRIVKEHFDFSRAKFVNALMHEIEKFDIERALKRLKERDRIEWLSVRFSHPRWYVEYAVELFGYDEAVRLLLSNNKAQRYYVRANTLKTDVDSLRDYLEENGVRTALTPLPDVLKILEYKTPVTRLNWYRQGKFVIQDLASAYVAHVLAPEPGERVLDLAAAPGSKTFHAAALMENKGEIVAVDYSYDRLMRMKEKMKLLGIKNVKLVHADGQSFRDKEKFDKIILDAPCSSSGTYRQFPEVKWRFDEKKIKRIINVQRNMLRNAHENLRDGGEMTYSTCSIRIDEDEENVLFAINRVGLEVTNYPFSWGDRGFLEIGEKVFRAWTHRHDCNSFFIAKLRKEQG
- a CDS encoding DNA polymerase domain-containing protein, which codes for MILDVDYITEDGKPVIRIFKKEKGEFKIEYDRDFEPYIYALLKDDSAIEEVKKITAKRHNTVVKVKRAEKVKKKFLGRPVEVWKLYFEHPQDVPAIRDEIRKHPAVVDIYEYDIPFAKRYLIDKGLVPMEGDEELKMLAFDIETLYHEGEEFGTGPILMISYADENEARVITWKKIDLPYVDVVSTEKEMIKRFLRVVKEKDPDVLITYNGDNFDFAYLKKRCEKLGISFTLGRDGSEPKIHRMGDRFAVEVKGRIHFDLYPVIRRTINLPTYTLEVVYEAVFGKPKEKVYAEEITLAWESGEGLERVARYSMEDAKATYELGREFFPMEAQLSRLIGQSLWDVSRSSTGNLVEWFLLRKAYERNELAPNKPDEGELARRRNSYAGGYVKEPERGLWDNIVYLDFRSLYPSIIITHNVSPDTLNREGCKEYDVAPQVGHKFCKDFPGFIPSLLGNLLEERQKIKRKMKATIDPLEKKLLDYRQRAIKILANSILPDEWVPLLIDGRLKLTRIGDFVDNAMDEGNPLKSNETEVLEVLGINAISFNRKTKISEVRPVRALIRHRYRGKVYSIKLSSGRKIKVTEGHSLFTVKNGELVEVTGGKVKPGDFIAVPRRINLPERHERINLAEVLLNLPEEETADVVLTIPTKGRKNFFRGMLRTLRWIFEGEKRPRTARRYLEHLQKLGYVRLKKIGYEVLDEKALRKYRALYEVLAEKVRYNGNKREYLVAFNDLRDKIEFMPEEELREWKIGTLNGFRMEPFIEVNEDLAKLLGYYVSEGYAGKQRNQKNGWSYSVKLYNNDQKVLDDMERLASKFFGKVRRGKNYVEMPKKMAYVLLKSLCGTLAENKRVPEVIFTSPENVRWAFLEGYFIGDGDLHPSKRVRLSTKSETLVNGLIILLNSLGISAVKIRFESGVYRVLVNEELSFLGNSKKKNAYYSHVIPKEILEDVFEKRFQKNVSPKKLREKIKRGELNQEKAKRISWLLEGDIVLDRVEEVEVEDYNGYVYDLSVEENENFLAGFGMIYAHNSYYGYYGYPRARWYCKECAESVTAWGREYIEMTIREIEEKYGFKVLYADSVTGDTEIIIRRKGRVEFVRIEDLFERVDYRIGEKEYCTLDGVEALTLDNRGRLVWKKVPHIMRHKTDKKVYRVWLTNSWHLEVTEDHSLIGYLNTSKVKPNRPLKERFVEVKPEELGKSVKSLITPRKALAKSVKPNPVAVKFWELVGLLVGDGNWGGSSNWARYYVGLACGNDQDEIARKVLEPLKEMGVISNYYDKSRKGDLSILSKGLAGFMVRYFKDENGEKRIPGFMFNLPRDYIEAFLRGLFTADGTVSLRRGVPEIRLTSVNGVLLEDVRKLLWLVGVSNSMFRESNPNKYNGKVSGTYSKHIRIKDKRAFAERIGFILERKQRKLVENLKESMMKKRAFKYDFDLVQIKKVEEIPHNGYVYDIEVEDTHRFFANGILVHNTDGFYATIPGADAETVKKKAKEFLKYINAKLPGLLELEYEGFYKRGFFVTKKKYAVIDEEGKIVTRGLEIVRRDWSDIAKETQARVLEALLKDGNVEKAVKIVKEITEKLSKYEIPPEKLVIHEQITRELKDYKATGPHVAIAKRLAARGIKVRPGTIISYIVLKGSGRIGDRAIPFDEFDPTKHKYDADYYIENQVLPAVMRILEAFGYKKEDLRYQKTKQVGLGAWLKPKK